One window from the genome of Panthera leo isolate Ple1 chromosome D3, P.leo_Ple1_pat1.1, whole genome shotgun sequence encodes:
- the ELAC1 gene encoding zinc phosphodiesterase ELAC protein 1 codes for MSMDVTFLGTGAAYPSPTRGASALVLRCEGECWLFDCGEGTQTQLMKSQLKAGRITKIFITHLHGDHFFGLPGLLCTISLQSGSVVTKQPIEIYGPAGLRDFIWRTMELSHTELVFPYVVHELVPTADQCPTEELKEFTDVNKTDSLPKEGQGRTILLDSEENSYLLVDDEQFVVKAFRLFHRIPSFGFSVVEKKRPGKLNAQKLKDLGVPPGPAYGKLKNGISVVLENGVTISPQDVLKKPIVGRKICILGDCSGVVGDGGVKLCFEADLLIHEATLDDAQMDKAKEHGHSTPQMAAAFAKLCQAKRLVLTHFSQRYKPVALAREGETDGIVELKKQAESVLDLQEVTLAEDFMVIGIPIKK; via the exons ATGTCTATGGATGTGACATTTCTGGGTACGGGTGCAGCATACCCATCCCCAACCCGGGGTGCCTCTGCTCTGGTCCTTCGGTGTGAGGGCGAGTGCTGGCTCTTTGACTGTGGGGAGGGAACTCAGACACAGCTGATGAAAAGCCAACTTAAAGCAG GGAGAATTACCAAGATTTTCATCACACATCTTCATGGAGACCATTTCTTTGGCCTTCCTGGCCTCCTCTGCACAATCAGCCTGCAGAGTGGCTCTGTGGTTACCAAACAGCCTATTGAAATCTATGGCCCTGCCGGGCTTCGGGACTTTATCTGGAGAACCATGGAACTCTCTCACACAGAGCTGGTCTTCCCTTACGTGGTCCATGAGCTGGTGCCTACAGCAGATCAGTGTCCAACAGAAGAACTAAAAGAATTTACGGACGTGAATAAAACAGACAGTCTTCCCAAAGAGGGACAAGGAAGAACTATCCTACTAGACTCAGAAGAAAACTCATACCTTCTGGTTGATGATGAACAGTTTGTTGTAAAAGCATTTCGCCTCTTTCACCGAATTCCCTCCTTTGGGTTTTCAGTCGTAGAGAAGAAACGACCAGGTAAACTCAATGCACAGAAACTGAAAGACCTCG GTGTTCCGCCAGGTCCTGCCTATGGGAAGctgaaaaatggaatttctgtTGTTCTGGAAAATGGAGTTACAATTTCTCCCCAAGATGTCTTAAAAAAGCCTATTGTTGGAAGAAAAATCTGCATTTTGGGTGACTGTTCTGGGGTTGTGGGTGATGGAGGAGTGAAGCTGTGCTTTGAAGCAGACCTGTTGATCCATGAAGCGACCCTAGATGATGCCCAGATGGACAAAGCAAAGGAGCACGGCCACAGCACACCACAGATGGCAGCAGCATTTGCAAAGTTGTGCCAAGCAAAGAGGCTAGTTCTGACTCACTTCAGTCAGAGGTACAAGCCAGTTGCCTTGgccagagaaggagaaacagatggGATTGTAGAACTGAAAAAGCAAGCCGAATCAGTGTTAGATCTCCAAGAAGTGACTCTAGCAGAAGACTTTATGGTGATTGGCATTCCGATCAAGAAATGA